The genomic stretch AGCTGCCCGAATCGGTCATGATCCCGGTGTACAGACATTGCGCCATTTCGGAATCGATGTGGCTCCTATCGCCCATCTCCACGATCCATTCGAACACCAACTGACAAGTAGACCCCACCTCCGGAACGCTTCGGGTAAAGGCGGCAAATAGCTCGGGTTGTTGGTGGTGGTCCATCATCATCTTTACTGCCGAACTCTTTCGCACCGGTTCTTCCATGTCCCCGATCCGGCTCAGGGCATTAAAATCCAAACAAATGATCATGTCGGCCTTGGCGATGATATCGTTTGATTTTTCCGGGTCTTCGGAGTAGATCATCACATCGGAATCTCCCGGCATCCACTTCAGGAATTCGGGGTAATCGGTCGGAGTAATGACTTGTACGCTTTGCTTCTTCTTTCTCAAGTAGCGAGCCATGGCAAGTGAAGAGCCCATGGCATCACCATCGGGGTTTCGATGGGTTGTGACCACTATATTGTGTGGATCGTCGAAGAACGAAGCCAGTTTATCTAAGGCGGCTTTTTCCATAGCGCCAAAAGTACAGAAAACGAAAGCTTTGATAAAGGGATAATTAGTCCTAATTTCGCGCCCTGAAACAATATATTGCAATGGCAACAAACAGAACATTTACCATGATCAAGCCCGATGCGGTTCAAAACGGACACATCGGAGCGATCCTCGAGAAGATCAACGCTGCAGGATTCCGCATCGTAGCGATGAAAATGACTCAG from Flavobacteriales bacterium encodes the following:
- a CDS encoding bifunctional oligoribonuclease/PAP phosphatase NrnA — translated: MEKAALDKLASFFDDPHNIVVTTHRNPDGDAMGSSLAMARYLRKKKQSVQVITPTDYPEFLKWMPGDSDVMIYSEDPEKSNDIIAKADMIICLDFNALSRIGDMEEPVRKSSAVKMMMDHHQQPELFAAFTRSVPEVGSTCQLVFEWIVEMGDRSHIDSEMAQCLYTGIMTDSGSFRFSSTSPKTHHITADLIEYGAQPHVIYDRVMDNNKESRLRLLGYALSEKLRVLPEYKTAYINLSAEELDRFQYEKGDTEGFVNYALSVEGVRFAAIIMDKDGLRKVSFRSKGNWDVNTFARNHFNGGGHVNAAGGASDLNLDETVQKFVDLLPQYRKELTGKA